One window of Catonella massiliensis genomic DNA carries:
- a CDS encoding sensor histidine kinase — MQIYKLFMGKKHNTIGKQIIGIIFFTIICPSIIFYWVVVKKYSDDLLQSAIKDRQNLLTAINRSLSLQFDITKELSMMIYYDKSVKEYIDNGDYSSIPNNVKESLESITNSYISVDSILLCFKDNVYTYGKTFTNLNEIRLKYEGDIIKRKGKSIWLPTTIMQGAFARKPKDYILSRAVNSKDGMVAIMYMFFSSDSLQKIIANPLLNKGGSSFYLLSSEGQVVVSKSEKEIGKKVNIKLPKENFDGNEGHFFIKDDSGSERLISYAKMTDPHWISVIIDKKSEILFDVNNITKLAVIFTVFYLAVILLGNIGIYIFIIRPITRLSEGMDKVGNQEFSKLKIPYGGNEIKYLTERFNQMSGKIRELILRVREEEAEKNEQRLKVLYMQIGPHFLYNTLNSIKWLAVLNKQDTIRQMIESVMKIMNGVTYESAQDMITIEHELKLLDSYIYIQKVRFMGFDVYYDVPEEILNYKIDRFILQPFVENSILHGIRDMQAGGAIRIVIRLHDEKSLQVDIYDNGKGIEKNEEINWSRERKDSIGIKNVRERIYLHYGNNYGVVVENNPDKGVHVKLSLPAIRKEAE, encoded by the coding sequence ATGCAAATTTACAAGCTATTTATGGGGAAAAAGCATAACACAATAGGCAAACAAATTATAGGAATTATATTTTTCACAATCATTTGTCCAAGTATTATTTTTTATTGGGTTGTAGTAAAAAAATATTCAGATGATTTACTACAATCTGCTATTAAGGATAGACAGAATTTGTTGACGGCTATCAATAGAAGTCTGTCTCTGCAATTCGATATAACCAAAGAACTCTCAATGATGATTTATTATGACAAATCTGTAAAGGAATATATTGACAATGGAGATTATAGCAGTATACCCAATAATGTAAAGGAGTCATTAGAATCAATAACGAATTCATATATATCCGTAGATAGTATCTTGTTGTGTTTTAAGGATAATGTCTATACTTATGGAAAAACATTCACAAATTTAAATGAGATTAGGTTAAAGTATGAAGGAGATATTATTAAGAGAAAAGGGAAAAGCATATGGCTGCCAACAACGATTATGCAGGGTGCTTTTGCTAGGAAGCCGAAAGATTATATATTATCACGTGCTGTTAACTCAAAGGATGGTATGGTAGCAATTATGTATATGTTTTTTTCAAGTGATTCTTTACAAAAGATAATTGCCAATCCACTATTAAATAAGGGAGGGAGTTCATTTTATTTGTTGTCATCAGAAGGGCAGGTAGTAGTATCCAAGTCAGAAAAGGAGATAGGAAAGAAAGTTAATATCAAACTACCTAAGGAAAATTTTGATGGTAATGAAGGACATTTTTTTATTAAAGATGATAGTGGAAGTGAACGACTTATTTCATATGCCAAAATGACCGATCCACATTGGATAAGCGTAATTATTGATAAAAAAAGTGAAATACTTTTTGATGTTAATAATATAACTAAATTAGCTGTGATTTTTACAGTATTTTACTTAGCTGTGATATTGCTAGGAAACATCGGGATATATATTTTTATCATTCGTCCAATAACAAGGCTTAGTGAAGGTATGGATAAAGTTGGTAATCAGGAGTTTAGTAAGCTCAAAATACCTTACGGAGGAAACGAAATCAAATATTTGACCGAAAGATTCAACCAGATGTCAGGAAAAATTAGAGAACTAATCCTAAGGGTACGAGAAGAAGAGGCAGAGAAAAATGAGCAAAGACTTAAGGTACTGTATATGCAAATTGGACCTCACTTTTTATATAATACCTTAAATTCTATTAAATGGTTAGCCGTGCTTAACAAGCAGGATACAATCAGGCAAATGATAGAATCAGTTATGAAAATAATGAACGGAGTAACTTATGAAAGTGCACAAGACATGATTACTATTGAACATGAGCTTAAACTCCTTGATAGCTATATTTATATTCAAAAAGTTAGATTTATGGGTTTTGATGTATATTATGATGTTCCTGAGGAGATATTGAATTACAAAATAGACAGATTTATACTACAACCTTTTGTAGAGAACAGTATTTTGCATGGAATTAGGGATATGCAAGCAGGAGGAGCGATACGCATTGTAATTAGACTACACGATGAGAAGAGTCTACAAGTAGACATCTATGATAATGGTAAAGGGATTGAGAAGAATGAAGAGATAAATTGGTCTCGAGAGAGAAAGGATTCTATAGGAATTAAAAATGTAAGAGAAAGAATATATCTTCATTATGGTAATAACTATGGTGTTGTAGTGGAAAATAATCCGGATAAAGGAGTACATGTAAAATTAAGCCTACCAGCTATTAGAAAGGAGGCAGAATGA
- a CDS encoding SMI1/KNR4 family protein has protein sequence MKIDDKLKKIADYICENFEDLDMDDPVEEGYIDDYVEICGATDEEIKNFEEKFGISLPEDVKELYRYKNGSKFFSILPCVIDKRDMAFNLMSLQAMEKSKGYFQNKDALLTDFPDYFTKEDIEKMKDERIKPYLFNKKWFPFAEYCDSCYLMLDFDPGVEGKEGQIICYIHDPDEVVYVTGSLTELVENIMEEIES, from the coding sequence ATGAAGATAGATGATAAATTAAAAAAGATAGCAGACTACATTTGCGAGAATTTTGAGGATTTGGATATGGATGACCCTGTAGAAGAGGGTTATATAGATGATTATGTAGAAATCTGTGGTGCAACAGATGAAGAGATAAAGAACTTTGAGGAGAAGTTTGGCATAAGCCTGCCAGAGGATGTGAAAGAGCTTTACAGATATAAAAATGGAAGTAAGTTTTTTAGCATCCTTCCTTGTGTCATTGATAAAAGGGATATGGCCTTCAACCTTATGAGCCTTCAGGCGATGGAGAAGTCAAAGGGATATTTCCAAAATAAGGATGCACTTTTAACAGATTTTCCTGATTATTTTACTAAAGAAGATATTGAGAAAATGAAGGATGAAAGGATAAAGCCTTATCTTTTCAATAAAAAATGGTTTCCTTTTGCTGAGTACTGTGACAGCTGCTATCTTATGCTTGACTTTGACCCGGGGGTAGAGGGAAAAGAAGGGCAGATTATCTGCTACATCCATGATCCTGATGAGGTGGTGTACGTGACAGGAAGTCTTACAGAGTTGGTTGAAAATATCATGGAGGAGATTGAGTCCTGA
- a CDS encoding DUF1294 domain-containing protein: MNMMSRVFLICVLIIQIIAMLFIKGFHGEEINIAFWEFFGRNKILMIYLGIINVITFLAFAIDKLHAIKGKRRIRIITLLGLAFVGGSAGALLGMYTLRHKTKVYYFTVGVPLIMIMQAVVVFFVMNIRG; the protein is encoded by the coding sequence ATGAATATGATGTCTAGGGTATTTCTAATCTGTGTGCTAATAATTCAGATTATAGCCATGCTATTTATCAAGGGCTTCCATGGAGAAGAGATAAATATTGCCTTCTGGGAGTTTTTTGGCAGGAATAAAATTCTTATGATTTATTTGGGAATTATAAATGTTATTACCTTTTTAGCCTTTGCTATTGATAAGCTTCACGCTATAAAAGGCAAGAGACGAATAAGGATAATTACACTACTGGGGCTTGCCTTTGTAGGAGGTTCGGCAGGCGCTTTGCTAGGAATGTACACTTTAAGGCATAAGACTAAGGTATACTATTTCACTGTAGGAGTACCGCTTATTATGATAATGCAGGCAGTGGTGGTGTTTTTCGTGATGAATATTAGAGGGTGA
- a CDS encoding carbohydrate ABC transporter permease, producing the protein MKKNLEDSSGAVTKSGWKTVISIILIIYSLITVFLVGETIASSFKTKIELVDNLIGLPKEPTLANYFTVFVKEGFGRYIMNSISLVAISLILLIIVSSMLAYGMAQYTFKGKKFLQAYFLIGLMMPVQLSILPLYLMLSRLKMTNSFLGLALLYAANLSFSFLVFNQFFLQLPQAMIESAHMDGASDMCIFWKIVVPISKPVFSTVGLLQFVTIWNDFFLPMVFLPKKNAHTLTLAIYSYTGNFLKNWDKIFAAATIALVPILIIYFLFSEQIVAGLTAGSTKE; encoded by the coding sequence ATGAAGAAAAATTTGGAAGATTCAAGTGGAGCGGTTACCAAGAGTGGTTGGAAAACTGTAATATCAATAATACTAATTATATATTCATTAATCACAGTTTTTTTAGTAGGTGAAACAATAGCATCATCATTTAAAACAAAAATAGAATTGGTTGATAACCTAATTGGTTTGCCCAAAGAACCTACGCTAGCAAACTACTTTACTGTTTTTGTAAAAGAAGGTTTTGGAAGATACATTATGAACAGTATTAGTTTAGTGGCAATATCGCTAATTTTGTTAATAATCGTTTCTTCTATGTTGGCGTATGGTATGGCACAATATACATTTAAAGGCAAAAAGTTTTTACAGGCATATTTCCTGATTGGGCTTATGATGCCTGTTCAGCTTAGCATACTTCCACTTTATCTAATGCTTTCAAGGCTGAAAATGACAAATAGTTTTTTGGGATTAGCACTTTTATATGCGGCGAATCTCTCATTCTCGTTCCTTGTATTTAATCAGTTTTTTTTACAACTTCCACAGGCTATGATTGAATCAGCACACATGGATGGAGCGAGTGATATGTGCATTTTTTGGAAAATTGTAGTACCTATATCTAAACCGGTATTTTCCACTGTAGGGCTTTTACAGTTTGTTACGATATGGAATGATTTTTTTCTCCCAATGGTATTTTTACCTAAAAAAAATGCTCATACATTGACATTGGCAATATATAGCTATACCGGAAATTTCCTGAAAAATTGGGATAAAATCTTCGCTGCGGCTACTATTGCACTTGTACCTATTTTGATTATTTATTTTTTGTTTTCAGAGCAGATTGTTGCAGGACTTACTGCAGGTTCAACAAAAGAATGA
- a CDS encoding ankyrin repeat domain-containing protein — MVKIKDIGDFESVPAIVNDILQGNTEALDEYLSEGFDIEEDIKLGKYTRLSPLGLALIMESFDSVKWLVEKGANLNVKGNPSFLLAVRYCDEEIIRYLVEEGAKINVVNAVKSEAFSQALYGHKYENLPLIHKLGHSVEKYGGEAFRSAVDDGNYEVLDFFIKNGVDINYNAPDSVYPFKPTPLCVAARYVDLKMCKYLVENGADVTITEKDGMRPYSIAVEKGDEEMAAYFKELEPEEFHSLHNKLDELKPFKLPKTVMDFLQGEELHFELKDCDFKWIEFFSLTDTIPMKKGRAKFLRISKSTGDYDHICIVWNPKTKKVAFYDEEHEEMKDMCDFSEFINDMPLYMQNIVEGEYE, encoded by the coding sequence ATGGTGAAAATAAAAGACATTGGAGATTTTGAGTCTGTTCCCGCCATTGTAAATGACATTTTGCAGGGAAATACCGAGGCTTTAGATGAGTATTTATCAGAGGGCTTTGATATAGAAGAGGATATAAAACTCGGTAAATATACAAGACTTTCCCCCTTAGGCCTTGCCCTGATTATGGAAAGCTTTGATTCTGTAAAGTGGCTGGTGGAAAAGGGAGCAAATCTGAATGTAAAAGGTAATCCTTCATTCTTACTTGCAGTGAGGTACTGCGATGAAGAGATTATCAGGTATCTTGTTGAAGAGGGTGCGAAGATAAATGTTGTAAATGCTGTAAAGTCAGAGGCTTTTAGTCAGGCTTTATATGGACATAAATATGAGAATCTTCCTCTTATTCACAAGCTTGGCCACAGTGTAGAAAAGTACGGTGGAGAGGCCTTTAGAAGTGCTGTAGATGATGGGAATTATGAGGTGCTTGATTTTTTCATTAAAAACGGAGTTGATATTAACTACAATGCCCCTGACTCAGTATATCCGTTTAAGCCTACTCCGCTTTGTGTGGCTGCCAGATACGTGGATCTTAAAATGTGCAAATATCTTGTGGAAAATGGAGCAGATGTGACAATTACGGAAAAAGACGGTATGCGTCCGTACAGCATAGCAGTCGAAAAAGGCGATGAGGAAATGGCCGCATATTTTAAGGAGTTAGAGCCTGAAGAGTTTCATAGCCTACATAACAAATTAGATGAGCTAAAGCCATTTAAGCTTCCTAAGACAGTAATGGATTTTCTTCAAGGTGAAGAACTGCATTTTGAACTTAAAGACTGTGATTTTAAATGGATTGAGTTTTTCTCTCTGACGGATACGATACCTATGAAGAAAGGCAGAGCCAAGTTTCTTCGTATATCAAAGTCTACAGGAGATTATGACCATATCTGCATTGTGTGGAATCCTAAAACCAAGAAGGTAGCTTTTTATGATGAGGAACATGAGGAAATGAAGGATATGTGCGATTTCTCTGAATTTATAAATGATATGCCGTTATATATGCAAAACATAGTTGAGGGAGAATACGAATAA
- a CDS encoding carbohydrate ABC transporter permease: MQKRKKVTAYRWFIAPGFILYTGLVMVPIVCSIFYSFFKWSGIGSMEFVGIDNFKYLLFGERMAGIFFNALKNNFIYLLCVLVIITPIQIFTAYMFFVKIPFTRYIRTMIFAPYVLSTSIVGFFALLLFEGNIGILNEFIAKTIGQQYTRAWLGDDKVMFTVFILIIIWQCASSGTMIFFADMQATPKEIVEAAIVDGCSEWSCFFKIILPGIRASMVTNITLSVIYAMTMFGLPYVLVGTSGGVNNRLDFIAMVFYRYAFGGTYYGTTDIGFGSAISVVMLIIIVIVWSITNQFLKKIKE, encoded by the coding sequence ATGCAAAAAAGAAAAAAGGTGACTGCGTACCGATGGTTTATTGCTCCAGGATTTATATTATACACCGGTTTAGTGATGGTTCCTATTGTATGCTCTATATTTTATAGTTTTTTTAAATGGAGCGGTATTGGCTCAATGGAATTCGTTGGTATTGATAACTTTAAGTATTTATTGTTTGGAGAAAGGATGGCCGGTATATTTTTTAATGCATTAAAAAATAATTTCATTTATTTATTATGTGTGCTCGTTATTATAACTCCTATCCAAATATTTACAGCATATATGTTTTTTGTAAAAATACCATTCACCAGATATATTCGTACGATGATTTTTGCACCTTATGTTCTTAGTACATCAATAGTTGGATTTTTCGCATTACTTCTTTTCGAGGGTAATATTGGAATATTAAATGAATTTATTGCCAAAACTATAGGGCAACAGTATACAAGAGCATGGCTTGGTGATGATAAAGTGATGTTTACGGTATTCATATTGATAATAATATGGCAGTGTGCAAGCTCGGGAACAATGATATTTTTTGCAGATATGCAGGCGACTCCAAAAGAAATAGTTGAGGCTGCAATAGTTGACGGATGTAGTGAGTGGAGCTGCTTTTTCAAAATTATATTGCCTGGGATAAGAGCATCAATGGTAACTAATATTACATTGAGTGTTATCTATGCAATGACAATGTTTGGACTGCCATATGTTTTGGTCGGCACATCAGGTGGAGTTAATAATCGACTTGATTTTATAGCAATGGTTTTTTATAGATACGCTTTTGGTGGTACATATTATGGAACAACTGATATTGGGTTTGGTTCTGCGATTAGTGTGGTAATGTTGATAATTATTGTGATTGTTTGGTCTATTACTAATCAGTTTTTGAAAAAAATTAAGGAGTAA
- a CDS encoding response regulator transcription factor has translation MINVVIVEDENLVRLGIKACIEADDNFVVSGAFATAEEAEEQIEKIPVDILLTDIRLPKKSGLELMRDIREKIPRALFIVLSCYEDFSYAQKAIEYGAVRYLLKHDLDETKLPLIISELIAGREISSVSQKIEDPNDLDIYINKTLSDNVPHRILLFRFIKFSDTDQRALEANLDMELARCMIQEQLDIYKLGKAFLYMSEELIAVVKEEKPQEIDDFLGNVRTQIKMYTNSDCFIGVSDYIKTKDVKEMVFKARSRLQSAFYYETGRAIYDDIMAQDCPQLKFNKEDAWSGKWFDDTIKDIKRFTALCRKIKPKPDEVFEVSMRFIQEMIFYGENYYGLKREEIFIDSINPTYAKIHQFYSINDLEIWIINMVEVMVKHVRRRLDIHYKIKRFLDEHYMDELAQTEVAAQFKMGATYFSSYFKHVFGINYISYLNRIRIDKAKILLATTNDSAEKVGTMVGITNVNYFFRLFKKLEGCTVDEYRRKYNEDIIL, from the coding sequence ATGATTAATGTTGTGATTGTTGAAGATGAGAATCTGGTGCGATTGGGGATAAAGGCATGCATAGAAGCGGATGATAATTTCGTGGTGTCAGGAGCATTTGCAACAGCCGAAGAGGCAGAGGAGCAAATAGAAAAAATACCTGTGGATATTTTGCTTACAGACATAAGGTTGCCAAAAAAATCAGGATTAGAATTAATGAGGGATATAAGGGAAAAGATTCCAAGAGCTTTGTTCATTGTTCTAAGCTGTTATGAGGACTTTAGTTATGCACAAAAGGCCATAGAATATGGTGCAGTAAGATATCTTCTTAAACACGACTTAGATGAAACAAAACTTCCATTAATTATTTCTGAATTAATTGCAGGAAGAGAAATATCAAGTGTATCGCAGAAAATCGAAGACCCAAATGACCTTGATATATACATTAACAAGACACTTAGCGATAATGTGCCTCATAGAATTTTGCTGTTTAGATTTATAAAATTTTCAGATACGGACCAAAGAGCACTTGAAGCAAATCTTGATATGGAGCTTGCACGTTGTATGATTCAGGAACAATTGGATATTTATAAGTTAGGTAAAGCATTTTTATATATGAGTGAAGAGTTGATTGCTGTTGTGAAAGAGGAGAAGCCACAAGAAATTGATGATTTTCTAGGCAATGTCAGAACGCAAATAAAAATGTATACAAATAGCGATTGTTTTATTGGAGTATCTGATTATATAAAAACTAAAGATGTAAAGGAGATGGTTTTTAAGGCAAGATCCAGATTACAAAGTGCATTTTATTATGAAACAGGTAGAGCAATTTATGATGATATTATGGCACAGGATTGCCCACAGCTTAAATTTAATAAAGAAGATGCATGGAGTGGAAAGTGGTTTGACGACACAATAAAGGATATCAAAAGATTTACTGCCTTATGTAGAAAAATAAAGCCGAAGCCGGATGAAGTGTTTGAAGTATCAATGAGATTTATTCAGGAAATGATTTTTTATGGTGAAAATTATTATGGTTTGAAGCGGGAAGAAATTTTTATTGATAGTATTAATCCAACATATGCAAAGATACATCAGTTCTATTCAATTAATGATCTTGAAATATGGATTATAAATATGGTAGAAGTTATGGTTAAGCATGTTAGGCGCAGACTAGATATACATTATAAGATTAAACGGTTTTTAGATGAACACTATATGGATGAACTGGCACAGACAGAAGTGGCAGCACAATTTAAAATGGGTGCAACATATTTTAGCTCATATTTTAAACATGTTTTTGGAATCAACTATATTTCTTATTTGAACCGAATAAGAATTGATAAAGCAAAAATTTTATTGGCAACTACTAATGATTCAGCGGAAAAGGTAGGTACTATGGTAGGTATTACAAATGTTAACTATTTTTTTAGATTATTTAAAAAGTTGGAAGGGTGTACAGTTGATGAGTATAGGAGAAAATACAATGAAGATATAATTTTGTGA
- a CDS encoding ATP-binding protein translates to MFIGREKELAYLDEFYRKPGVGLTVIYGRRRIGKSTLITEFVKDKKVIFYTATKVGKERNLELFSKQVTEMFFEGIENISFHTDEAVFDFIDRNMTEERLLLVIDELSYWAEKDEALLSVLQKYIDTVWKDKNLKIILCGSALSFMENKVLSEKSPLFGRRDSQIKLEAFDYLDSAKFVPDYSYEDKAVCYGITGGVAKYLSMIDPSKNIDENIISLFFRTNGYMYDETRNLLIQEFSDITLVNNIIEQIASGSNTINVIANKIGEKEPTILYSIEKLIAVGLVEKKKCITEEKNKKKTQYVLKDYMFKFWYKFIPKAVSVIEMGQGELYYNKVVKPTIHTYMGQVFEDMCKYYTLKQGITGSFDCFITTVGSWWGTETVITDNGEKVVQSADIDVVALSELEKKAVIGECKFKNEKVDKAIYDTLLRRMKVISAKYKVVKLILFSLSGFTDWFDTLSDEKLELITLKDIYH, encoded by the coding sequence ATGTTTATAGGAAGAGAGAAGGAATTAGCTTATTTAGATGAATTTTACAGGAAACCGGGAGTTGGCCTTACTGTAATATATGGTCGTAGGCGTATAGGTAAATCTACCTTAATCACGGAATTTGTAAAAGATAAAAAAGTGATTTTTTATACTGCAACCAAGGTTGGTAAGGAGAGAAATCTGGAGTTATTTTCAAAGCAGGTAACAGAGATGTTCTTTGAAGGCATCGAAAATATCAGCTTTCATACAGATGAGGCTGTATTTGACTTTATTGACAGGAATATGACAGAGGAAAGACTACTACTGGTAATAGATGAGCTGTCTTATTGGGCTGAAAAAGATGAAGCTCTGCTTTCTGTCTTACAGAAGTATATCGATACAGTATGGAAGGATAAAAATCTGAAAATAATACTCTGTGGTTCTGCGTTAAGCTTTATGGAGAATAAGGTACTTAGTGAAAAGAGTCCGCTGTTTGGCAGAAGAGATTCACAGATTAAACTGGAAGCTTTTGATTATCTTGATTCAGCAAAATTTGTCCCTGACTATTCATATGAAGATAAAGCAGTATGCTATGGAATCACAGGAGGGGTTGCAAAGTATTTATCAATGATTGATCCATCAAAAAATATTGATGAAAATATAATAAGCCTGTTCTTTAGAACAAATGGATATATGTATGATGAAACCAGAAACCTGCTGATACAGGAATTTTCAGATATAACGCTTGTTAATAACATAATCGAGCAGATTGCATCAGGCAGCAATACCATTAATGTGATAGCTAATAAGATAGGTGAGAAGGAGCCAACCATTTTGTACTCCATCGAAAAATTAATAGCTGTTGGCTTGGTGGAAAAGAAAAAATGCATCACCGAAGAAAAGAACAAGAAAAAAACGCAATATGTCTTGAAAGACTATATGTTTAAGTTTTGGTATAAATTTATCCCTAAGGCCGTTAGCGTGATAGAGATGGGGCAGGGAGAATTGTATTATAATAAGGTGGTTAAACCTACTATACACACATATATGGGACAGGTATTTGAAGATATGTGTAAATACTATACTTTGAAGCAGGGAATTACAGGAAGTTTTGATTGCTTTATTACTACAGTAGGCAGCTGGTGGGGAACGGAGACAGTAATAACTGATAATGGTGAGAAAGTGGTACAATCCGCGGATATTGATGTGGTCGCACTCTCAGAACTTGAAAAAAAAGCAGTAATAGGTGAGTGTAAATTTAAGAATGAGAAAGTAGATAAAGCTATATATGACACTTTACTGCGGAGAATGAAAGTTATATCTGCAAAATATAAAGTAGTAAAACTAATTTTATTCTCTCTATCAGGCTTTACAGATTGGTTTGACACTCTTAGTGATGAAAAGCTTGAACTAATAACACTTAAAGATATTTATCACTGA
- a CDS encoding ABC transporter substrate-binding protein: protein MKKRFGKICAFTLVLATMLQACGSNGETALKKTSAKPSDSSKVESKIATGSTEKEIGGKLVVWEHDASFEDALKDVIEGFQEKYPAVEVEYSIKTSDQYYNLLQTAMQANECPDLFWTNGQATTNFQAYIDQGLMMDLTDKVDFSLYDGTPALKIVTGKDRKIYSTPTAETGGRAVFYNKEIFESKGFKIPKKFSEFEKLLADISKTEYTPISIGATDPWNILFIWEPILAATHLDWIQEYEKTGYAAVNDPRVVDAYNKMIEWGNKGYFGDNWTGISGQGTSLAFSTGKAAMYIGGTWNISTFKENNPALKFGAFQIPCEDGQIPFVSTSSCGLGVSSKTENPEAAIAFANYFASQEGQSRWLGTLGAISCVPSIKSDQEVVNDIQSNFTVQATSYYDILGKEAGKGDSPCNLWEEDQCKIFTGGESVQKFVDSLQALCLTKEEMKK, encoded by the coding sequence ATGAAAAAAAGATTTGGAAAGATATGTGCATTTACACTTGTTTTGGCTACAATGTTACAAGCCTGTGGAAGTAATGGTGAGACTGCTTTGAAGAAAACTTCTGCAAAACCTTCTGACAGCAGCAAAGTAGAAAGTAAGATTGCCACTGGAAGTACCGAAAAGGAAATTGGAGGTAAACTAGTTGTATGGGAACATGATGCATCATTTGAAGATGCTCTCAAAGATGTTATAGAGGGCTTTCAGGAAAAATATCCGGCAGTTGAAGTTGAATATTCGATAAAAACATCTGACCAGTATTACAACTTGTTGCAAACGGCAATGCAGGCAAACGAATGTCCTGATTTGTTTTGGACAAATGGACAGGCAACAACAAATTTCCAGGCCTATATAGATCAGGGTTTAATGATGGATTTGACAGATAAAGTTGATTTTAGCTTATATGATGGAACTCCAGCATTAAAGATTGTTACAGGAAAAGACAGGAAAATCTATTCTACCCCAACCGCTGAAACAGGCGGTAGAGCAGTATTTTATAACAAGGAGATTTTTGAAAGTAAAGGATTTAAAATACCTAAAAAATTTTCAGAATTTGAAAAATTACTTGCAGACATATCTAAAACAGAATACACGCCTATCTCAATAGGAGCTACTGATCCTTGGAATATTCTATTTATTTGGGAGCCAATTTTAGCCGCTACTCATTTAGATTGGATACAGGAGTACGAAAAAACAGGATATGCAGCTGTTAATGATCCGCGGGTTGTTGACGCTTACAACAAAATGATTGAATGGGGTAATAAAGGATATTTTGGTGATAACTGGACAGGTATAAGCGGTCAGGGAACCAGTCTAGCGTTCTCAACAGGTAAAGCGGCAATGTATATAGGTGGAACTTGGAATATTTCTACATTTAAGGAGAATAATCCTGCACTAAAGTTTGGTGCGTTCCAAATACCATGTGAAGATGGTCAAATACCTTTTGTATCAACAAGTTCTTGTGGATTGGGTGTTTCCAGTAAAACAGAAAACCCGGAAGCAGCTATTGCTTTTGCAAATTATTTTGCAAGTCAGGAAGGACAAAGCAGATGGTTGGGAACTCTAGGTGCCATTTCCTGTGTACCATCCATCAAATCCGATCAGGAAGTTGTAAATGACATTCAAAGTAACTTTACGGTTCAGGCTACAAGTTATTATGACATTCTAGGCAAAGAAGCAGGAAAAGGTGACTCTCCTTGTAACTTGTGGGAAGAGGATCAGTGCAAAATCTTTACTGGTGGAGAATCGGTGCAGAAGTTTGTTGATTCTTTACAGGCACTATGTTTGACTAAGGAAGAAATGAAAAAATAA